The sequence GAATTTCAAACCCCATTAAACAAAGTGGTAATTAAACTCCCAGTCTGAACAAGATTCAACTATTAGACCCACATGCTTTTCAGGTAGGAAAAGCATGATTCAGCCAGTTTGGCTGAGATTCCAGTCTCACCATTTCTTACTCCCATGTGAATTGGCTTGATGAGCAATAAACAGCCCTAACAATTAACCACTGGCTACCCACAAGTGAATGGTGTAAGAAGAAAATTctcaaactgcagatgctggagttcagaaacAAATCAGACTGGAGAATCTGTAGGTCTAGCAGTATCAAATATGGAGTTCAGTGACttcaaaaaaaaaaaatcagaactgGACACTAAACATTAGCTtccttcccagatgctgccagacctgctgaatttgaACTTTCTCCAGGTTGCTGAACTGGAGAGCCCAGCTTGTAGTCTAGTGTTTGGGATGACAAGATTTAGTAGGTTAAGCACCAGACTGACATGGGAAACCAAACCATCAAGCAATTTAGGATTGCAACACCTTAACTGGTGATACATAATGCAAAGTTATACATACTTGTCGGTTTTCCAAATCAATCTTGTTTCCAAGGACAACAAATGGAAAGTTTTCTGGATCTCGTGGACTAGCTTGAATGAGAAACTCATCCCTCCAGCTGTCAAGAGTTTTGAACGTATTAGGCGCCGTTACATCAAAGACCAGCACACAGCAGTCAGCTCCTCTGTAGAACGCTACACCCAATGACTGAAACCGCTCTTGTCCAGCTGTATCCCAGATCTAAAGGGGAAAGTTTAAAATTCCACAGCTTCAAAATTTAGATCTCTAGGAAAGTATTCCTAGACCCACCACATGTACAAGCTTTCATTGCCTGGCAAATATTTAAGACATTTATTCATCCACTGGTTGATTTTTTAACAACCAGAGGCATATGCAACTCAAATGGAGAGTTTAAATACTTGCATTAAAATTTAAACTTTAGATTGAAAGACAGAAAAATTCTTGAATCCACTGTCTGGTCATGGTTAAGACTATTGGTATGATGGAATGGCATTCAGAGCCCAGGAAAatactggggagagagagagtttaaaCACCATGACAGTGGATTTAGATTTAAATCACATTAGTTTGTAAAGGTGAGTTTCAATAATATTGACTGGGCAGACCTTATCTGGTTCATGCTATTGTAGAGCAAGGAAGATGACCATTTTCACTTAACAGGACACCAGATCCACTAAAGTGCTACAGCAAGCCAGTTATATAGTTAACaagtgctggccttgccagtgacttGAAAGTAGTGTTGGCCAACACCAAAAACCTGCAGGGACAATTGGTATACAGACATTTTAGGTAGTAGAATGCATGTCTGGAAGGCACATTGAAAGGCTTGGCAAGTCTACTCTATAGGATGCACTATATTCTTCCAATAGAGGGTGAATGTTGGAGGTAATGGATGGATGCCAGAAGGCATGCTTTGCACTGGCTTGTAACATTAAGTTGCACATGCTACTAGAACAGCATCCATCCAGATGAGTATACCATTACTCAAGCAGCATTTTGCAAGGCTAAGAATGAGACAAAGGAGGTTCTGGCAAGAATTCCAAGCTTGCCTAGTAGCATTTATACAGTTGATCCAGGCAGTTTGAGATTGTCAACCCTAGGATGTTATTGTAGTCTATGAAGTGTGGTAGCACCATTGAAATTACATGGCATTTTACCATGTAAAGTTACAAGTGTCTGGCTGGCgaaaggtggagtttaattcagataaatgaggtgctgcattttgggaaatcaaatcttagcacgacttatacacttaaatggaaagttcctagggagtgttgctgaacaaagacctttgagtgcaggttcatagctcattgaaagtagtcacaggttgataggatagtgaaggcgtttggtatgctttcctttattggtcagagtatggagtacaggagttgggaagtcatggtttggctgtacaggacattggttaggccactgttggaatattgtgcacaattctggtctccttactatcaggaagatattgtgaaacctgaaagggttcagaaaagatatgttgccagggttggcagATTTGAGCTATGATGGAGAGATTGCATAGGCTGAGGTGGTTTTCtccagagtgtcagaggttgaggggtgaccttagaggtttacaaaatttgaggcatggataggataaatagacagtcttctTTGGGATGAGGGAGTCCACACCTAGacagtataggtttagggtgaaggggaaagatataaaaagagacctaaggggcaactttttccacagagggtggtatgtgtatggaatgagctgccagaggaagtggtggaggctggtacaactgcaacatttaaggcagcatctggatgggtatgtgaatagaaagggtttgagggaaatgggctgggtgctggcaggtgggactagatggagttgggatatctgtttggcatggacaggttggactgaagggtctgtttccatgctgtacatttgacTCTACAGAACTCAAGCCTAAAATGTTGAGATCTTGCTGCATGTGGGCTACTAGTGCCATTAGACCTCAGAtcgatgaagcagttgaagatagtTGAAGACAGTTGAAGACAACTGTCCTGAGCCATGGTGGGGACCATTAACTACAGCTATCTTCCTTCAGAGATAGAGCAGTTTTTCCTTCACATTCCCACCTGACTAAGTTTGATTAACATGGCAGAAAGGAGCTACTGAATGTTGCCATTTAGAtcaatcaccctcaccttgaatTCAGCTACACTGCCCACATTTTGATCAATGTCAGGAACCAAATGGCTCCAGTGATCAAGTTGTTCATTTCCAAGTACTGCTTAGTAGCAGAAATCAACAGAAAGGGCAATTACAGAaaagcaataagtgctggccagctGGCAGTGCTTAGGTCAGCAGTAACTAAAAAGTATTTTCCACCACTGGACAGCAGTATCAGGTGTTAGTTGACCAGGCTGAATTAGTCCTGCTTGATGGTTTCACATTGTCAGATGCCagtattgtagctgtactggaaaaCATGGCTTTGGGTGCAACTATTTCTGGGACAGTTCAGTACTATGGCCAGAATGTGGGCACCAttagagaggtaaaaacaattaccgcagatgctggaaaccagattctggattagtggtgactATCATATTAGCATCCATGTAACCAGAGTGTTCTTAAAACATCCAACTTCAACACTGCATGGAATGTCATTAGGGGACTAGGTTATTCACATTCAATAAAAGTCAGTGATTTGACAGCAGGCCTTTTGTCTGCCCTCTTGGGAAACTTGAAAAATTCTAATTTCTCCAAACAGCTGGAGAATTAAGTTCAACAGAAGTCAAATTCAAACTTGACAAACTCAGATTGCAGGGTAACCTGTTAAGATGGAGGCAAATTTGTATTCCTACTCTGGAAGTTTACTGACCATTTCACCAGAGTCCTTAAAGGCCAAATATTGGTTTTAGCAATTGGTGGCCCTCAGTCAACCAAAGGGAGACTTGGCTGCAAGCTGACCAATTATTCCTATTATTTTCCCCAATGAGAGCAGCTTTATCTCTGCCCTTTAGGAAAGGGTCTATTGGCTCATGCCGAGCTTGTAACAAGATTAGTTCACAAAAGTTAAACATCTGTTTAGTTAAATCAGTGTATTTTCTTTAAAGAAATTAGCGGCTGCCAGTCTTATTTTTCTGGTGGCAAAATAGATGCACTCAATCTTCTGCAGCAACTTCACAGTATGCAGGCGATCAGTTCCAAGACACTAGTCAGCTTCCAGTCCCCTCAAAGTGTACTTTGACTTGAAGCTCAGCTATTTAGTAACAGCACCTGTAATTTCTTGAGTGGATGAGACCAATTGAGAAAGCTTACAGGGACTAATGGATTTCCACTTTTATGGAAAAAAGTATTTTACCATTCCTAGCCTTCTCCCTCATGTCACTCTACTAGCTTCTAAAAAGTAGCTTTTCCTGGTTTTGCCATTAAATTTTAGTATCATACAGGCTTTCAATTTGAAAGGGTCCTCAGTTAGCTGGAGATTTTAGAACTGGAGGAAAATTTGAAGGATGTATCTAATAGCAACCAGACCCAAAATTCACTGAACTGACTGCAAGGAGCCAAGCTTAGTATTCTGCTTACTTGTTGAGCAGAAAAAACATGCAGGATCTGAGAGACCTTGTGAATTTTATTATTGCTAAATAAACCAAGCAGGCAAAGTAAATTTGGTTTGGCATTACCTGCATAGTCACCAATCGATCATCCACCATCACTTCCTTTGTGAGAAAGTCTGCACCTATAGTTGCCTTGTACTGGTTACTGAATTTTTTGTTCACATACTGGTTCATCAAGGAGGTTTTCCCTACCCTAGAGAAGAAAAAAAAGGGATATTATTCAGTTTGCTTCAAATTAAAAATTCAGCTCCTGCTAATAGCAACTGTTTCACAGCAAAATTTACAGTAAATGATTCAGTGACAGTTAACTGGAACCTTGAACTTTGGACAGTGACCAAATGCTGGGAAAAAAGGTGACTTAAATGCTACCCTTTGTGAAGACAGCTAACTTGAAACAAGTGATAGACTGCATTTGTGGCCTCTACATTCCCTCAAGTGACAACCACATGGCAGAGTGGAGCACAGCATTCTGAAAGGG comes from Chiloscyllium punctatum isolate Juve2018m chromosome 12, sChiPun1.3, whole genome shotgun sequence and encodes:
- the rab7a gene encoding ras-related protein Rab-7a, translated to MTSRKKVLLKVIILGDSGVGKTSLMNQYVNKKFSNQYKATIGADFLTKEVMVDDRLVTMQIWDTAGQERFQSLGVAFYRGADCCVLVFDVTAPNTFKTLDSWRDEFLIQASPRDPENFPFVVLGNKIDLENRQVTAKRAQAWCQSKNNIPYFETSAKEAINVEQAFQTIARNALKQETEVELYNEFPEPIKLDKNDRAKTPAESCSC